The following are encoded together in the Micromonospora lupini genome:
- a CDS encoding VOC family protein produces the protein MPAAPLIISLPIADRPTSYRFYRDGLGLQAVGELADDGIPEPLQFVVNDGLRLMLIPTGGFGWVIGEHEVAPRGQSECLLGLGAATPAEADAIVERAHAAGGEVITAPTTQPWGYAGVFADPDDHLWMVSVQPRA, from the coding sequence ATGCCCGCTGCGCCACTGATCATCAGTCTGCCGATCGCGGACCGCCCGACCTCGTACCGCTTCTACCGCGACGGCCTCGGCCTGCAGGCGGTGGGTGAGCTGGCCGATGACGGCATCCCGGAGCCGTTGCAGTTCGTGGTGAACGACGGGCTGCGGCTGATGCTCATCCCGACCGGTGGCTTCGGTTGGGTGATCGGCGAACACGAGGTAGCGCCGAGAGGGCAGAGCGAGTGCCTGCTCGGCCTCGGCGCCGCCACCCCGGCCGAGGCGGACGCGATCGTCGAGCGGGCGCACGCCGCCGGCGGCGAGGTGATCACCGCGCCGACCACACAACCCTGGGGGTACGCGGGCGTCTTCGCCGACCCGGACGACCACCTGTGGATGGTGTCGGTCCAGCCGCGGGCCTGA
- a CDS encoding VOC family protein, giving the protein MAVRGLQRIIVSVADRERALALYRDALGLAEKYSAGDMVVLAVADTGVELLLHERPPTPGLAGVAASFLVSDVDEATAAAQKAGAQVVDAPADQPWGERQSVLTDPDGHVLCLVAPTV; this is encoded by the coding sequence ATGGCGGTACGTGGACTACAGCGGATCATCGTCTCCGTGGCCGATCGGGAACGGGCGCTGGCGCTCTACCGGGATGCGTTGGGTCTGGCGGAGAAGTACAGCGCGGGCGACATGGTGGTCCTTGCCGTTGCGGACACCGGGGTCGAGCTTCTGCTGCACGAGCGCCCACCCACGCCAGGGTTGGCCGGTGTCGCCGCGAGCTTCCTCGTGTCGGATGTCGACGAGGCGACCGCGGCGGCCCAGAAGGCAGGCGCCCAGGTCGTCGACGCCCCCGCCGACCAGCCCTGGGGTGAACGACAGTCGGTGCTCACCGACCCGGACGGTCACGTCCTTTGCCTGGTGGCACCGACGGTCTGA
- a CDS encoding glycosyltransferase, translating to MTGSMRTPRVTVFTGSNRTRFIDECFQSLLAQTFTDWEWVVVLNQGSRWRPERHDDRVRLVVQDNLNGVGAIKGYACAEAAGDILVELDDDDVLSSDCLQEIVAAFDQNPEVGFVYSDTAQIQEDGSRCEDRFASSFGWRHYDEKVDGREVLVCRAMPPTPHNVSFIWYAPNHVRAFRRDIYEKVGGYDESLDVADDADLMARIYQVSEFHHIQKCLYLQRMHAKNTQRIPDVNARIQQRTVAIYDRNIQQNALTWSRRQGLLALDLGAAHNKPEGYLGLDYHDGPGVDMVCDITNGVDLPDSSVGVIRAVDFLEHVPDKVALFNELYRLLAPNGMLLSLTPSTDGRGAYQDPTHVAFYNENSFWYFTDAKYSRFVPEIKCRFQTSRLVTYYPSEWHQTHNISYVSANLIAIKDDTLRNGGLLTI from the coding sequence GTGACCGGCTCGATGCGTACTCCACGTGTAACGGTCTTCACCGGAAGCAACCGCACTCGTTTCATCGACGAATGTTTCCAATCACTGCTGGCGCAGACCTTCACCGACTGGGAATGGGTGGTCGTGCTCAACCAGGGGTCCCGCTGGCGGCCCGAGCGGCATGACGATCGGGTCCGGCTCGTTGTCCAGGACAACCTGAACGGCGTTGGCGCCATCAAGGGGTACGCCTGCGCCGAGGCTGCCGGGGACATCCTGGTCGAGCTCGACGACGACGATGTGCTCAGCAGCGACTGTCTGCAAGAGATCGTCGCTGCCTTCGACCAGAACCCGGAGGTGGGTTTCGTCTACAGCGACACCGCGCAGATCCAGGAGGACGGTAGCCGCTGCGAAGACCGTTTCGCGAGCTCCTTCGGCTGGCGACACTACGACGAGAAGGTGGACGGCCGCGAGGTGCTGGTCTGCCGTGCGATGCCGCCGACGCCGCACAACGTGAGCTTCATTTGGTACGCGCCGAACCATGTGCGCGCCTTCCGCCGGGACATCTACGAGAAGGTTGGTGGATACGACGAGTCGCTCGACGTCGCTGACGACGCCGATCTCATGGCCCGGATCTACCAGGTGAGCGAGTTCCACCATATTCAGAAGTGTCTGTACCTGCAGCGCATGCATGCCAAGAACACGCAGCGCATCCCAGATGTCAACGCCCGAATCCAGCAGCGGACCGTCGCGATATACGACCGGAACATTCAACAGAATGCGCTGACCTGGTCACGGCGACAGGGGCTCCTGGCGCTCGATCTCGGCGCCGCCCACAACAAGCCGGAAGGCTATCTGGGTCTGGATTACCACGACGGTCCGGGCGTCGACATGGTCTGTGACATAACGAACGGCGTCGACCTGCCGGACAGCAGCGTCGGGGTCATCAGGGCAGTGGACTTCCTGGAACACGTGCCGGACAAAGTCGCCCTGTTCAACGAGTTGTACCGACTGCTCGCGCCGAACGGAATGCTGCTGTCGCTGACACCCAGCACCGACGGTCGTGGGGCCTATCAGGATCCGACCCACGTGGCGTTCTACAACGAAAACTCGTTCTGGTACTTCACAGACGCCAAATATTCTCGGTTCGTACCTGAAATCAAGTGCCGTTTTCAGACGTCACGGCTCGTGACGTACTACCCGAGCGAGTGGCACCAGACGCACAACATTTCGTATGTCTCCGCGAATCTCATCGCGATCAAGGACGACACCCTACGCAACGGCGGCCTGTTGACCATCTGA
- a CDS encoding tetratricopeptide repeat protein: MSMRQILGSLACGAILLTGATACSEKSPGKAQPSNSGKSDEANGGANAGTASADLLKLGVEQGQAGNLDAAKATFEKVLDADVNNKFAWFNLGFIAQSRNQNDEAISSYDKALAADASYKPALYNKAIALESTEPTKSVDIYRKVLSIDNKASTAYLRLGMLLSQSGDTAEARNAFSAAIRLDKRLASSVPEKYRAAPTASSSTRAGR, from the coding sequence ATGAGCATGCGTCAGATACTCGGGTCACTCGCCTGTGGTGCGATCCTGCTGACCGGAGCCACAGCCTGCAGCGAGAAGTCTCCCGGCAAAGCGCAGCCGAGCAACTCCGGTAAAAGCGATGAGGCGAACGGTGGCGCCAACGCCGGGACCGCCTCGGCGGATCTGCTGAAGCTCGGCGTCGAACAGGGCCAAGCCGGTAACCTCGACGCAGCGAAGGCCACCTTCGAGAAGGTGCTGGACGCCGACGTCAACAACAAGTTCGCCTGGTTCAATCTGGGCTTCATTGCCCAGTCGCGCAACCAGAACGACGAGGCGATCAGCAGCTACGACAAAGCATTGGCCGCCGACGCCAGCTACAAGCCGGCCCTTTACAACAAGGCCATCGCGCTGGAGAGTACGGAGCCGACGAAGTCGGTGGACATTTACCGCAAGGTCTTGTCGATCGACAACAAAGCATCGACCGCTTACCTTCGGCTGGGCATGCTGCTGTCCCAGTCCGGCGACACTGCCGAGGCGCGGAACGCTTTCAGTGCGGCGATCCGGCTGGACAAGCGGCTCGCGTCATCAGTTCCGGAGAAGTACCGAGCGGCCCCAACCGCTTCATCCTCGACTCGGGCAGGGAGGTGA
- a CDS encoding beta strand repeat-containing protein — MHIGTPGPVGQYGGLPLYWPTAFRDDDGSDDSWKPSPGTTPDCGPQGWQGPWGGHDKGGKQPDRGHPHGGKGTQGPQGAQGETGAEGAQGDAGAQGAQGDAGAQGFQGAQGDTGAQGSQGTQGDTGAQGAQGDNGAQGDSGAQGAQGTQGTQGNTGAQGGQGETGAQGAQGAQGFQGNTGAQGAQGAQGAQGAQGNTGTQGAQGAQGFQGNTGAQGAQGNTGAQGNTGAQGAQGDTGAQGAQGFQGSQGDTGAQGAQGAQGNQGNQGNTGTQGAQGNTGAQGPQGDTGAQGTQGFQGNTGAQGTQGAQGNTGAQGNQGAQGNTGTQGAQGDTGAQGAQGAQGFQGDTGAQGAQGTQGNTGAQGAQGDTGAQGAQGAQGNTGAQGAQGNQGNTGAQGAQGFQGSQGDTGAQGAQGNTGAQGAQGNQGDTGAQGAQGAQGNTGAQGAQGNTGAQGAQGNTGAQGAQGNTGAQGAQGFQGSQGDAGAQGAQGNQGNTGAQGAQGAQGNTGAQGAQGAQGNTGAQGAQGNQGDTGAQGAQGFQGSQGDTGAQGAQGNQGSTGAQGAQGDTGAQGTQGFQGNTGAQGAQGFQGSQGDTGAQGAQGAQGNTGAQGAQGNQGDTGAQGAQGAQGNTGAQGAQGDTGAQGTQGFQGNTGAQGAQGFQGSQGDTGAQGAQGAQGAQGAQGNQGNQGDTGTQGAQGNTGAQGTQGFQGNTGAQGNTGAQGAQGDTGAQGTQGFQGNTGAQGAQGFQGSQGDTGAQGAQGAQGNQGNQGDTGAQGAQGDTGAQGTQGFQGNTGAQGAQGTQGNTGTQGAQGDTGAQGAQGFQGSQGDTGAQGAQGNQGNTGTQGAQGNTGAQGNTGAQGAQGDTGAQGAQGFQGSQGDTGAQGAQGFQGSQGDTGAQGAQGNQGNTGAQGAQGTQGNTGTQGAQGDTGAQGTQGFQGSQGDTGAQGAQGNQGNTGAQGAQGTQGNTGTQGAQGNTGAQGTQGFQGSQGDTGAQGAQGAQGNTGTQGAQGAQGSTGAQGTQGFQGNQGNTGAQGAQGDTGAQGFQGTQGSTGAQGAQGAQGAQGFQGAQGDTGAQGPQGAQGVAGTGIQAAYIQGPLTVIADTPVDFGCQAGDIAVGTGYQLSGAGVNPVLIQPLSVSGYQFTFTGGGADIWVSCISLD, encoded by the coding sequence ATGCATATCGGTACGCCCGGACCGGTCGGCCAGTACGGCGGGCTCCCGTTGTATTGGCCGACTGCCTTCCGAGACGACGATGGATCTGACGATTCGTGGAAGCCCTCCCCCGGCACCACACCGGACTGCGGTCCCCAAGGCTGGCAGGGCCCGTGGGGTGGGCACGACAAGGGGGGCAAGCAGCCGGACCGGGGCCACCCCCACGGCGGAAAGGGCACCCAGGGCCCCCAGGGCGCGCAGGGCGAAACGGGTGCTGAAGGCGCACAAGGCGACGCGGGTGCTCAAGGCGCACAAGGCGACGCGGGCGCTCAAGGCTTCCAGGGCGCGCAAGGCGACACCGGGGCACAAGGCAGCCAAGGCACCCAGGGCGACACCGGGGCACAGGGAGCCCAGGGAGACAACGGCGCACAAGGCGACAGCGGCGCGCAGGGGGCGCAAGGTACCCAGGGCACCCAGGGCAACACGGGTGCTCAGGGCGGGCAGGGCGAGACCGGCGCTCAAGGCGCACAGGGAGCGCAAGGCTTCCAGGGCAACACCGGCGCGCAGGGAGCACAGGGAGCACAGGGAGCGCAGGGCGCCCAGGGCAACACGGGTACTCAAGGCGCACAGGGAGCTCAAGGCTTCCAGGGCAACACCGGTGCTCAAGGAGCCCAGGGCAACACCGGCGCTCAAGGCAACACGGGCGCTCAAGGCGCGCAAGGCGACACCGGCGCGCAGGGAGCGCAAGGCTTCCAGGGCAGCCAAGGCGACACCGGCGCACAAGGCGCACAGGGAGCCCAGGGCAACCAGGGCAACCAGGGCAACACGGGCACTCAAGGCGCCCAAGGCAACACGGGTGCTCAAGGCCCGCAAGGCGACACCGGAGCCCAGGGAACCCAAGGCTTCCAGGGCAACACCGGCGCGCAGGGAACTCAAGGCGCCCAGGGCAACACCGGCGCACAAGGCAACCAAGGCGCACAGGGCAACACGGGTACTCAAGGCGCCCAAGGCGACACGGGTGCTCAAGGCGCCCAGGGAGCGCAAGGCTTCCAGGGCGACACCGGCGCGCAGGGAGCGCAAGGCACCCAGGGCAACACCGGTGCCCAAGGCGCGCAAGGCGACACCGGCGCACAAGGCGCACAAGGAGCCCAGGGCAACACCGGCGCCCAAGGCGCCCAGGGCAACCAGGGCAACACCGGCGCACAGGGAGCGCAAGGCTTCCAGGGCAGCCAAGGCGACACCGGCGCACAAGGAGCCCAGGGCAACACCGGCGCCCAAGGCGCCCAGGGCAACCAGGGCGACACCGGCGCGCAGGGAGCGCAAGGCGCCCAAGGCAACACGGGTGCTCAAGGCGCCCAAGGCAACACGGGTGCTCAAGGCGCCCAAGGCAACACGGGTGCTCAAGGCGCCCAAGGCAACACGGGCGCACAGGGAGCGCAAGGCTTCCAGGGCAGCCAAGGCGACGCCGGCGCACAAGGCGCACAGGGCAACCAGGGCAACACCGGAGCCCAAGGCGCACAGGGAGCCCAGGGCAACACCGGAGCCCAAGGCGCACAGGGAGCCCAGGGCAACACCGGCGCCCAAGGCGCACAGGGCAACCAGGGCGACACCGGCGCACAGGGAGCGCAAGGCTTCCAGGGCAGCCAAGGCGACACCGGCGCACAAGGCGCACAGGGCAACCAGGGCAGCACTGGAGCCCAAGGTGCCCAAGGCGACACCGGCGCACAGGGAACTCAAGGCTTCCAGGGCAACACCGGCGCGCAGGGAGCGCAAGGCTTCCAGGGCAGCCAAGGCGACACCGGCGCACAAGGCGCACAGGGAGCCCAGGGCAACACCGGCGCCCAAGGCGCCCAGGGCAACCAGGGCGACACCGGCGCACAGGGAGCGCAAGGCGCCCAAGGCAACACGGGTGCTCAAGGCGCGCAAGGCGACACCGGCGCACAGGGAACTCAAGGCTTCCAGGGCAACACCGGCGCGCAGGGAGCGCAAGGCTTCCAGGGCAGCCAAGGCGACACCGGCGCACAAGGCGCACAGGGGGCCCAGGGAGCCCAGGGAGCCCAGGGCAACCAGGGTAACCAGGGCGACACCGGTACCCAAGGCGCCCAAGGCAACACCGGCGCGCAGGGAACTCAAGGCTTCCAGGGCAACACCGGCGCGCAAGGCAACACGGGTGCTCAAGGCGCGCAAGGCGACACCGGAGCCCAGGGAACTCAAGGCTTCCAGGGCAACACCGGCGCGCAGGGAGCTCAAGGCTTCCAGGGCAGCCAAGGCGACACCGGCGCACAAGGCGCACAGGGAGCCCAGGGCAACCAGGGTAACCAGGGCGACACCGGTGCCCAAGGCGCCCAAGGCGACACCGGAGCCCAGGGAACCCAAGGCTTCCAGGGCAACACCGGCGCGCAGGGAGCGCAAGGCACCCAGGGCAACACCGGCACCCAAGGCGCGCAAGGCGACACCGGCGCGCAGGGAGCGCAAGGCTTCCAGGGCAGCCAAGGCGACACCGGCGCACAAGGCGCACAGGGCAACCAGGGCAACACGGGTACTCAAGGCGCCCAGGGCAACACCGGTGCCCAAGGCAACACAGGTGCCCAAGGCGCCCAAGGCGACACCGGCGCGCAGGGAGCGCAAGGCTTCCAGGGCAGCCAAGGCGACACCGGCGCACAGGGAGCGCAAGGCTTCCAGGGCAGCCAAGGCGACACCGGCGCACAAGGCGCACAGGGCAACCAGGGCAACACCGGCGCGCAGGGAGCGCAAGGCACCCAAGGCAACACGGGCACTCAAGGCGCCCAAGGCGACACCGGAGCCCAGGGAACCCAAGGCTTCCAGGGCAGCCAAGGCGACACCGGCGCACAAGGCGCACAGGGCAACCAGGGCAACACCGGCGCACAGGGAGCGCAAGGCACCCAAGGCAACACGGGTACTCAAGGCGCCCAAGGCAACACCGGCGCACAGGGAACCCAAGGCTTCCAGGGCAGCCAAGGCGACACCGGCGCACAAGGCGCACAGGGAGCCCAGGGCAACACGGGTACTCAAGGCGCCCAAGGCGCCCAAGGCAGCACCGGCGCCCAAGGAACCCAAGGCTTCCAGGGCAACCAGGGCAACACCGGCGCACAAGGCGCACAGGGCGACACCGGCGCACAGGGCTTCCAGGGCACGCAGGGCAGCACGGGCGCTCAAGGCGCGCAGGGGGCTCAAGGCGCGCAGGGCTTCCAAGGCGCCCAAGGCGACACCGGCGCTCAGGGTCCGCAGGGCGCGCAGGGAGTGGCGGGCACCGGAATCCAGGCCGCCTATATTCAGGGACCGCTGACGGTGATCGCGGATACTCCCGTTGATTTCGGGTGCCAGGCCGGCGACATTGCTGTCGGAACCGGCTATCAACTGTCGGGGGCGGGTGTCAATCCGGTGCTGATCCAGCCACTGTCGGTCAGTGGTTACCAGTTCACTTTTACTGGCGGGGGCGCGGACATCTGGGTGTCCTGCATCTCACTCGACTAA
- a CDS encoding nucleotide disphospho-sugar-binding domain-containing protein, with amino-acid sequence MCDPPFAKVFLPAAPGRGLTLSAAPLAGATRAAGRDVVSALTAFVAGTAADSGPSNLDAFPAGDLGVALLFARGGRPPTDGGSGPTAAAWHRGVPERVRSEAADAPLIAAQVVRGKAELPLAPATRDSATFHQAGQRLLSEPAFAEAAGTVTREMVARPSPVAVFDRQATDDTASR; translated from the coding sequence ATGTGTGATCCGCCATTCGCGAAAGTCTTCCTCCCCGCCGCTCCCGGACGCGGGCTGACGCTGTCGGCCGCGCCCCTCGCCGGGGCGACCCGAGCGGCCGGACGTGACGTCGTGTCCGCGCTCACCGCCTTCGTCGCCGGCACCGCGGCCGACAGTGGCCCGTCCAACCTGGACGCTTTCCCGGCCGGTGACCTCGGGGTGGCCCTCCTGTTCGCCCGTGGAGGACGGCCGCCGACGGACGGCGGATCCGGTCCGACAGCGGCGGCGTGGCACCGCGGCGTACCCGAGCGCGTCCGGTCGGAGGCCGCCGACGCCCCGCTGATCGCCGCGCAGGTCGTCCGCGGCAAGGCGGAGCTGCCCCTCGCGCCGGCCACGCGTGACAGCGCGACGTTCCACCAGGCCGGGCAGCGCCTGCTCAGCGAACCCGCCTTCGCTGAGGCCGCCGGCACGGTGACCCGGGAGATGGTGGCCCGACCCAGTCCGGTGGCCGTGTTCGACCGCCAGGCCACGGACGACACGGCGTCCCGATGA
- the rfbD gene encoding dTDP-4-dehydrorhamnose reductase, with protein MIRWLVTGAGGMLGRDIVEVLRARPGTVVTAAAHDDLDITDAAAVARAVPGYDILVNAAAWTDVDGAETAEELATEVNGHGVRHLAGACADHGVRLIHVSSDYVLAGDGRAPLDEAAPPAPVNAYGRSKLVGERAVRAILPHAGYVVRTAWLYGDHGPNFVATMLLLAANRPDVQVVADQHGQPTWSAMLAEGIASLGDAAHAGQVTAGIYHGVAGGRTTWYGLARAVYEECGLDPDRVRPTTTDRFPRLARRPAFSVLTRRLWAEAGLELMDDWRTQLRAALRSPGLAKLAEAARTVPTGAARPRTSIAPGAWSKTPSAERVSRAPA; from the coding sequence ATGATCCGCTGGCTCGTCACCGGTGCCGGCGGCATGCTGGGGCGCGACATCGTCGAGGTGTTACGCGCCCGACCCGGCACGGTGGTCACCGCCGCCGCTCACGACGACCTCGACATCACCGATGCGGCGGCCGTCGCCCGGGCCGTCCCGGGTTACGACATTCTGGTGAACGCCGCAGCCTGGACCGACGTGGACGGTGCGGAGACGGCCGAGGAACTCGCCACGGAGGTCAACGGTCACGGCGTGCGACACCTGGCTGGCGCCTGCGCCGACCACGGCGTGCGCCTGATTCACGTATCCAGCGACTACGTGTTGGCCGGGGACGGGAGGGCGCCGCTGGACGAGGCGGCTCCGCCGGCACCCGTCAACGCGTACGGGCGCAGCAAACTCGTCGGTGAGCGGGCGGTGCGCGCCATCCTGCCGCACGCCGGTTACGTGGTGCGTACGGCATGGCTCTACGGCGACCACGGCCCCAACTTCGTGGCGACCATGCTCCTGCTCGCGGCGAACCGGCCCGACGTGCAGGTGGTGGCCGATCAGCACGGGCAGCCGACGTGGTCGGCGATGCTCGCCGAGGGGATCGCCAGCCTCGGCGACGCCGCCCACGCCGGCCAAGTCACCGCCGGGATCTACCACGGCGTCGCCGGAGGGCGCACCACCTGGTACGGCCTGGCCCGCGCCGTTTACGAGGAATGCGGCCTGGACCCGGACCGCGTCCGGCCGACCACCACCGACCGGTTCCCGCGACTGGCGCGCCGGCCGGCGTTCAGCGTGCTCACACGCCGACTGTGGGCGGAAGCCGGCCTGGAGCTGATGGACGACTGGCGCACCCAGCTTCGTGCAGCTCTGCGTAGCCCCGGACTGGCCAAACTGGCCGAGGCTGCGCGGACGGTCCCGACGGGTGCCGCGCGACCCCGCACGAGCATCGCGCCCGGCGCGTGGTCGAAGACGCCATCCGCGGAGCGTGTGAGCCGCGCCCCTGCGTGA
- a CDS encoding pyridoxamine 5'-phosphate oxidase family protein, producing MTVEITSHEELRELLGTPGVRAANKERARLHERDRQWLAAAPFCLMATAGADGTCDVSPKGDPAGFALVLDDTTIALPERPGNKRADGYRNILDNPHVGLLFLIPGRTDTLRINGRARLVRDAPWFDDMVVKGHRPVLAVVVEIEQIFYHCAKAFLRSALWQPETWQPDALPSRARLIKEVEAPSESLEDLERHYGPEYAKKIYV from the coding sequence GTGACGGTGGAGATCACCTCGCACGAGGAACTACGCGAGCTGCTCGGCACGCCGGGCGTGCGCGCGGCGAACAAGGAACGCGCCCGCCTGCACGAGCGGGACCGACAGTGGCTCGCCGCCGCGCCGTTCTGCCTGATGGCGACGGCCGGCGCCGACGGCACCTGCGACGTCTCACCCAAGGGCGACCCGGCCGGGTTCGCGCTGGTGCTTGACGACACGACGATCGCGCTCCCGGAACGGCCGGGCAACAAGCGGGCCGACGGCTACCGCAACATCCTCGACAACCCGCACGTCGGGCTGCTCTTCCTGATCCCCGGTCGCACCGACACGCTGCGCATCAACGGACGGGCCCGCCTGGTACGCGACGCCCCCTGGTTCGACGACATGGTGGTCAAGGGGCACCGGCCGGTGCTCGCCGTGGTGGTGGAGATCGAGCAGATCTTCTACCACTGCGCGAAGGCGTTCCTGCGGTCCGCGCTGTGGCAGCCGGAGACCTGGCAGCCCGACGCGCTGCCGTCCCGCGCCCGCCTGATCAAGGAGGTCGAGGCGCCCTCCGAGAGCCTGGAGGACCTGGAGAGGCACTACGGCCCGGAGTACGCCAAGAAGATCTACGTCTGA
- a CDS encoding DUF2231 domain-containing protein: MESRLKVLGHPVHPMLVMFPVALLVTAVLFDIVDTVGGPDFLAEVAYWNITVGLVGGLLAAVAGSFDLLAIPTGTRAKRVGLLHAGANIAVILLFAAVWAVRLNADSRAAGGSLIAIEVVAVAILGISAWLGGELVDRLGVGVDRDAGLDAPSSLRPTTANQRIGDVR, translated from the coding sequence ATGGAGAGCCGACTCAAGGTGCTGGGTCACCCAGTCCATCCGATGCTGGTCATGTTCCCGGTCGCGCTGCTGGTCACCGCCGTGCTGTTCGACATCGTCGACACGGTCGGCGGGCCCGACTTCCTCGCCGAGGTCGCGTACTGGAACATCACCGTCGGCCTGGTCGGCGGCCTGCTCGCCGCGGTGGCCGGCTCGTTCGACCTCCTGGCGATTCCGACCGGCACCCGCGCGAAGCGGGTGGGTCTGCTGCACGCGGGCGCCAACATCGCGGTGATCCTGCTCTTCGCCGCGGTGTGGGCGGTCCGACTCAACGCCGACTCGCGGGCCGCCGGTGGGTCGTTGATCGCCATCGAGGTGGTCGCGGTGGCGATCCTCGGCATCAGCGCCTGGCTCGGCGGCGAGCTGGTCGACCGGCTCGGCGTGGGCGTCGACCGCGACGCCGGTCTGGACGCGCCCAGCTCACTGCGGCCCACAACGGCCAACCAGCGGATCGGAGACGTGCGATGA
- a CDS encoding Hsp20/alpha crystallin family protein, translating to MSEQQQAGGSGRGWRGRQQGWDPMGELQSLRAELSRLVGGRAGSSDVELTETADGWQVVVRLPGVAPEEVAVELDDRELCVRARSEAEVNAEQGIPGGFETRGFEYRIDLPSRVDPEGIDAVMDHGLLRVRLPRAARPTARTITVGRTGPRSGGLSGGTPTPVDPAADRELHHPDTVGEMDRP from the coding sequence ATGAGCGAGCAGCAGCAGGCCGGCGGTTCCGGCCGTGGTTGGCGTGGTCGGCAGCAGGGCTGGGACCCGATGGGCGAGTTGCAGTCGTTGCGCGCCGAGCTGAGCCGGCTGGTCGGCGGCCGGGCCGGGTCCTCCGACGTCGAGTTGACCGAGACCGCGGACGGCTGGCAGGTCGTCGTCCGGCTGCCCGGCGTCGCGCCGGAGGAGGTGGCCGTCGAGCTGGACGACCGCGAGCTGTGCGTGCGCGCCCGCTCCGAGGCGGAGGTCAACGCCGAGCAGGGCATTCCCGGGGGTTTCGAGACCCGCGGTTTCGAGTACCGCATCGACCTGCCGTCCCGCGTCGACCCGGAGGGCATCGACGCGGTGATGGACCACGGGCTGCTGCGGGTCCGCCTGCCCCGGGCGGCGCGGCCCACGGCGCGCACCATCACCGTCGGCCGCACCGGGCCGCGCTCGGGCGGCCTCTCCGGGGGTACGCCGACACCGGTCGATCCCGCTGCGGACCGGGAGCTGCACCACCCGGACACCGTCGGCGAGATGGACCGGCCGTAG
- a CDS encoding glycosyltransferase family 9 protein, with product MVTPSLLGPTAGRVEDVRRIAVLRANALGDFIFVLPALDALRAAYPSAEIVLLGAPWHAKLWRDRPGPVDRVLVVPPGPGIREPEADEPASTMDDFVAAASREGFDLAVQAHGGGANSNPLISRLGARVTAGLRAEDAPPLDRWVRYVYYQHEVIRYLEVVALVGAPATTIVPTLAVTNADRAEAEKVLGPPTRPRVALHPGASDTRRRWPAERFAEVARALHGDGYEVLVTGTPSEREVVDQVVVAAGVPVRPQVGTLSLGGLAGCYADCALVISNDTGPLHLAAAVGAPTVGIFWVGNLINTANPLRGRHRPISSWTVHCPVCGVDCTPGIYPHRPGDGECPHRDSFVADVPTAEVLEAARELLSP from the coding sequence GTGGTCACCCCGTCCCTGCTCGGCCCGACGGCCGGGCGGGTCGAAGACGTGCGACGGATCGCGGTGCTGCGTGCCAACGCCCTCGGCGACTTCATCTTCGTTCTGCCGGCGTTGGACGCGCTGCGTGCCGCGTACCCCTCGGCGGAGATCGTGCTGCTCGGTGCGCCGTGGCACGCGAAGCTCTGGCGCGACCGGCCCGGCCCGGTGGACCGGGTGCTTGTGGTGCCGCCGGGCCCCGGCATCCGGGAGCCGGAGGCGGATGAGCCGGCGTCCACGATGGACGACTTCGTGGCGGCGGCCAGCCGCGAGGGTTTCGACCTGGCGGTCCAGGCCCATGGCGGTGGCGCCAACTCCAACCCGTTGATCAGCCGCCTCGGCGCCCGGGTGACGGCGGGTCTGCGCGCCGAGGACGCGCCGCCGCTGGACCGGTGGGTCCGCTACGTGTACTACCAGCACGAGGTGATCCGCTATCTGGAGGTGGTGGCCCTGGTCGGCGCCCCGGCGACCACGATCGTGCCGACGCTTGCGGTCACCAACGCCGACCGGGCCGAGGCGGAGAAGGTGCTCGGCCCGCCGACCCGCCCCCGGGTGGCGCTGCACCCCGGCGCCAGCGACACCCGACGTCGCTGGCCTGCCGAGCGGTTCGCCGAGGTGGCCCGTGCGCTGCACGGCGACGGGTACGAGGTGCTGGTCACCGGTACGCCCTCGGAGCGGGAGGTGGTGGACCAGGTGGTCGTGGCGGCGGGGGTGCCGGTCCGGCCGCAGGTGGGCACGCTCAGCCTCGGTGGGCTGGCCGGTTGCTACGCCGACTGCGCGCTGGTGATCTCCAACGACACCGGCCCGCTGCACCTGGCCGCCGCGGTGGGCGCGCCGACGGTGGGCATCTTCTGGGTCGGCAACCTGATCAACACGGCGAACCCGCTGCGGGGCCGGCACCGGCCGATCAGCTCCTGGACGGTGCACTGCCCGGTCTGCGGGGTGGACTGCACGCCGGGCATCTACCCGCACCGGCCCGGCGACGGCGAGTGCCCGCACCGCGACTCGTTCGTCGCCGACGTGCCGACGGCCGAGGTGCTGGAGGCAGCCCGCGAGCTGCTCAGCCCGTAG